A portion of the Meriones unguiculatus strain TT.TT164.6M chromosome 11, Bangor_MerUng_6.1, whole genome shotgun sequence genome contains these proteins:
- the Kcnab3 gene encoding voltage-gated potassium channel subunit beta-3 — protein MQVSIACTEQNLRSRSSEDRLCGPRPGPGGGNGGPVGGGHGNPPGGGGAGPKTRAALVPRPPAPAGALRESTGRGTGMKYRNLGKSGLRVSCLGLGTWVTFGSQISDETAEDVLTLAYEHGVNLFDTAEVYAAGKAERTLGNILKSKGWRRSSYVITTKIFWGGQAETERGLSRKHIIEGLQGSLERLQLEYVDIVFANRSDPNSPMEEIVRAMTYVISQGLALYWGTSRWSAAEIMEAYSMARQFNLIPPVCEQTENHFFQRGKVEMQLHELYHKIGVGSVTWSPLACGLITSKYDGRVPETCKAAVKGYQWLKEKVQSEDGKKQQARVMDLLPIAHQLGCTVAQLAIAWCLRSEGVSSVLLGVSNAEQLLEHLGSLQVLSQLTPQTVMEIDALLGNKPHSKK, from the exons ATGCAGGTGTCTATCGCGTGTACTGAGCAGAACCTTCGCAGCCGGAGCAGTGAGGACCGTCTCTGTGGACCCCGGCCGGGGCCTGGGGGCGGTAATGGAGGGCCAGTGGGCGGGGGGCACGGGAACCCTCCGGGGGGTGGAGGAGCGGGCCCCAAGACGCGAGCTGCACTGGTCCCCAGACCCCCAGCACCCGCTGGGGCCCTTCGAGAGAGCACCGGCCGAGGCACTGGCATGAAATACAG GAATCTGGGGAAGTCTGGACTCCGGGTGTCCTGCCTTGGCCTTG GTACCTGGGTCACGTTTGGCTCACAGATCTCAGATGAG ACAGCAGAAGACGTCCTGACGCTAGCCTACGAGCATGGTGTAAACCTGTTTGACACCGCTGAAGTGTACGCAGCAGGAAA GGCTGAGAGAACCCTGGGTAACATCCTCAAGAGCAAAGGTTGGAG GAGATCCAGCTATGTTATCACCACCAAGATTTTTTGGGGAGGACA GGCAGAAACTGAGCGAGGCTTGAGCCGCAAACACATCATTGAAG GCTTGCAAGGGTCCCTGGAGCGCCTCCAACTGGAATACGTCGACATCGTCTTTGCCAATCGTTCAGACCCGAACAGTCCTATGGAGG AGATCGTGAGAGCTATGACGTATGTCATCAGCCAGGGCCTGGCCCTGTACTGGGGCACATCCAGATGGAGTGCTGCTGAAATCATG GAGGCCTACTCCATGGCCAGGCAGTTCAATCTGATCCCTCCTGTGTGTGAACAGACGGAGAATCACTTCTTTCAGAGGGGGAAGGTGGAAATGCAGCTGCATGAGCTCTACCACAAGATTG GTGTTGGCTCCGTCACTTGGTCTCCCCTGGCGTGCGGCCTCATCACTAGCAAGTACGACGGGCGAGTTCCGGAGACTTGCAAAGCCGCCGTCAAG GGGTACCAGTGGCTCAAGGAAAAAGTGCAGAGCGAGGATGGCAAGAAGCAGCAAGCCAGAGTCATGGACCTTCTCCCCATCGCTCACCAGCTCGGCTGCACTGTGGCCCAACTCGCTATAG CCTGGTGCCTCAGGAGTGAGGGTGTGAGCTCAGTCTTGCTGGGCGTGTCCAATGCCGAGCAGCTGCTGGAGCATCTCGGCTCCCTGCAG GTGCTGAGTCAGCTGACGCCGCAGACAGTGATGGAAATCGACGCGCTCTTGGGGAACAAACCGCATTCTAAGAAATAG
- the Rnf227 gene encoding RING finger protein 227 gives MQLLMRVPSVPERGELDCNICYRAYNLGARAPRRLPGTARARCGHTLCTACLRELAARGDGPAARVVRLRRAVTCPFCRAPSPLPRGGVAEIALDPGLWARLEEKARAERERMGSPARDSADGGGDGDGDGEEPRGEGAGPPSAGWRALRRILTRVLAPARRLRRPLPSNVLYCPEVKDIAHMTRCTL, from the exons ATGCAGCTCCTGATGCGGGTGCCCTCCGTCCCCGAGCGCGGAGAGCTGGACTGCAACATCTGCTACCGGGCCTACAACCTCGGCGCCCGCGCGCCCCGCCGCCTGCCCGGCACGGCGCGCGCGCGCTGCGGCCACACGCTGTGCACCGCCTGCCTGCGCGAGCTGGCCGCGCGCGGGGACGGCCCGGCCGCGCGCGTGGTGCGCCTGCGCCGCGCCGTCACGTGCCCCTTCTGCCGCGCGCCCTCCCCGCTCCCGCGCGGCGGCGTCGCGGAGATCGCGCTGGACCCCGGCCTGTGGGCGCGCTTGGAGGAGAAAGCCCGGGCTGAGCGGGAGCGGATGGGGAGCCCGGCCAGGGACAGCGCAGACGGCGGAGGGGACGGCGACGGCGATGGGGAAGAGCCGCGCGGCGAGGGGGCGGGACCTCCGAGCGCGGGCTGGCGCGCGCTGCGCCGGATTTTAACCAGGGTCCTGGCGCCGGCGCGGCGCTTGCGGCGTCCGTTGCCTAGCAATG TGCTCTACTGTCCGGAGGTCAAGGACATTGCCCACATGACCCGTTGCACGCTGTAA
- the Trappc1 gene encoding trafficking protein particle complex subunit 1, whose translation MTVHNLYLFDRNGVCLHYSEWHRKKQAGIPKEEEYKLMYGMLFSIRSFVSKMSPLDMKDGFLSFQTSRYKLHYFETPSGVKVVMNTDLGVGPIRDVLHHIYSALYVELVVKNPLCPLGQTVQSELFRSRLDSYVRSLPFFSARAG comes from the exons ATGACTGTCCACAATCTGTACCTATTTGACCGGAATGGAGTGTGCCTCCACTACAGCGAGTGGCACCGCAAGAAGCAAGCGGGGATCCCTAAGGAAGAG GAGTACAAGCTGATGTACGGGATGCTCTTCTCCATTCGTTCGTTTGTCAGCAAGATGTCCCCGCTAGACAT GAAGGATGGCTTTCTGTCTTTCCAAACCAGCCGTTACAAGCTGCACTACTTCGAGACGCCCTCGGGGGTCAAAGTTGTCATGAACACCGACCTGGGCGTGGGCCCCATCCGGGATGTGCTGCATCACATCTACAGCGCG CTGTACGTGGAGCTGGTCGTGAAGAACCCCCTGTGCCCGCTGGGACAGACCGTGCAAAGCGAGCTCTTTCGCTCCCGGCTGGACTCCTATGTCCGGTCGTTGCCCTTCTTCTCTGCCCGAGCTGGCTGA